The Humulus lupulus chromosome 7, drHumLupu1.1, whole genome shotgun sequence region ctcgagatataaaaAACGCATGTTTGTGGTCCAGATGTCAAAACCTCGGAGCAAGACGGCAACCTCGAATACGGGTAACCTCGAGAtcctttctaagctcgaaagaacatagcatcgggatacatttgttgtcgggtgtcttcggatcgAGTAGCCCGAGCTTAAAGAGTACAAGCTCGAAATGTAACAACCTCGATGGTATTTATATGCTCCGAGCTAGTCTTGGAATAAGGCGGCTTGTTCGTAACTTATCCGTAAACCTTGACTACATGATGTTGGTTGCTgacctcgaagatttgatgagtcatctgatgtaacacgttccgtatgtttaaagatatttattgttgtaacatcccaacattaaagggatattaacaattCTGTTAcccgtttcctggtcttcaggggacgtttccttgtatataggagttacaatatttaatatCTCTATTTTAATTAAGAAGCAGAAGTATCTcttcgaaatatgtgggaatgaactctaagAACTCTCTATAAATAAGGAGGTCATAAATATTTGTAAAGGACCGATCTTCTGAGATctggagagaaactctggagaattcatctctgaaggatttccatAAAACTCCAAGTctaaataaaatagactcgtggactaggcagattgaactgctgaaccacgtaaaacccttgttgttctaccatattattcatctgcgccatagttcctattgtttaattgctctacattttaagttgacgaaaaacagcgtcaacaatttggtgctttcatcgagagccttaagcagtacaaCCCCTGATTAGCTATGGCGGCAAATGATCCAAATATGTAGAgtcaagaactttacttagctagttagatagtagtagtaatagtaatagtcactacaccaaacacccctttcaataacacatcattataatactatttaaaaagtattataattaaaatatgggAAAGtgccaaagtaaaaaaaaaaaattaaataaatggcgGGCCTCAAAATTTTTGACCAGCAATGTTATATTTTTTATGTGAAAGGTTAAACATATTTTTTTCCAATGGCTTTTCCTcactcactctctttctctctctaaaacacTATCTCCTTGGTTCTTCTCGATTGCTCTCTCTTCGTGGAGTACTCTCTCAGTCACTCTCTCCTCTGTAAATTCCACTCACTTGTTTTCTCTTCCCAGCGAAACCCTCTCCTTCAATTTTTCTCCCCATTGGAAGCCCTCCTACTGCTCTCTTCCTTAGGGATGGCCTCTCCCGTGCTTTCTCTTGGCAATGAAGCATCTACAAGAACAAAGGTAAGAGCACGTGTAATTATAACTCTTCTATGCACCTTGTTTAAATTTAGATttttatgtaaaattaaaatctCAAGATATATCCGGCCCGGGcccctcctcctccttcttctccttgttCGTGTTTTGCAGATCGGAGAACAACTTTCTCATATAGATCGAAGCGTAGATCAAAGAGCACCTTCGCAGATCGAGCTCATTGCTCGCTGCTGGTTTAGATCACCATTCAACCataattctcttcttcttcggTTTAGATCTAGCGAAGCTTCAGTGGTTACCATAGGGGTTTCTACGTTACCAGAGATATGGGGTGGTACATTTTCTCCTACTCAAATCTGGGCTCAGCTTCCATTTCTGGGTCTCCCTGTAAGTATttctatatagatatatatttatatatatatataaattttcacAAGAATTAAATTGAATGCAGAATCATTGTACTAATCTTGGACACCCTTTGGGCACAGATCTCCAATTTGTACAAGATTGCATTTTGTTTGAGTGTGAATCATTTGTGATTATGTACTTTTGTTTTATTGGGTAATTATTTGTTTTTATCTTAGTCACCCTGAAATATGAAcatgaattattttataatttactaGCTAGAATCAGATCGAACTGCAAATAAAGTTAACTGATGAACTATCAAGAACCATATCCTGTCAATTTGGTTTAGGCTCTCTATGCATCATGGTATGGGTATTTATATTAGTTTTTGAAGAGAAAACTATATATGTTATTCTAAGTAATGGCCTACATATATAGCATAAAGAAATATAAGATTATGTATAGTTATAGAGTTGTCCCTtgactaatattttttttcaagagaaatatagTTATTTTCCTCTTCTTGCTATATAGTTGTAAAAATTATATTATCtcatttatcatatatatacatatataaagcAAAAAAATATAGTTGAAAATGATCAACGAGAAAGATAAACATAATGATAGTGTTATATTATGCTTCAGTAAATGAGAATTATATACCTTGTTTGTGCCTATTTTGGTTAATTGTTTTGTCCTTGTCTTTGTTCTGCCCTTTGCTTTTCTGTTGTTTCTTTTAGAGATACTGACTGGAACAGTAAAATTGAGAATGCAAGGACCATGTAGTATTCTTTTTGATTTTATTATTAGTAAAATGGGGCACTTATAGTTAAAAGTTAAAttgattggttttttttttgtcaaagtaAAGAGAATTTATTAAATGTGAGAAGTGGGTATGTTTGTAATAGTTTTTTGGTTTGTTCATGATATTTTTCCAAATCAGGTCATGAAACATTCTATTTGTTACTTCTATGTTAGGCTCATTGTATCATGGGGTTAAAACATTCTTATAAGACTTTCATTGATAATTGGGGTTTTGGTTTTATTAGAATTCACCTATGATCTCTTAACTGGTTATGGTTGTGATGGTAATTATGCCTAACTGGCGCTGCAGATGATGTCTAATCCGGAGTTATTGAACATGGCCTTTGAAGGCATGAAGAACTTTAGGCGTGAAGACCTGAAGAATGCAGCAGAACAGTTGAAGCATACCCGTCCAGATGAGATGGCTGAGATTGGAGAGAAGATGGCTAACTCAACGCCTGAAGAGATAGCAACTATGCGTACACGTCTTGATGCCCAGATCACTTATGAATTGAATGGAGCTCAGATGCTGAGGAAACAGGTTTGTTTTTTCTTATCTTTTACTTTTGCATTTTGAGCAATTTTAATGTTAACATTGAGATTCTTAATTTTTATGGCTCAGTAAGCATTGCATTAAGTTGGCCACCTACACGATGAAAGATAGTATGCCTAAGCTTAAGTTCTATTCTCAATACATTTTGAACGTTAAATTCATTAACTTTTGTTTTATTGACTTAGAGGGTAGCGTGGATTTTGTCATTTGTAGTGCTTCCGAAATGAAATGAACTATTTTATTTGTTTGGTACACCAACTTTATTAATAATTACTAGTACCACAGGATGTTAGCAATCTTAACTTTCGTTTTGATAAACAGGGAGCAGAAAGTACTTAAAAGGGAAAGAATACCCCATTATTATAGTTATAGGATATGTATACCTGAGACCTTTAGATCAGGAACCTATTTTCCAAACTCGCTTGTGGTTCCCTTTAGAGATGAAAGGAAAACCTTCAGCAATTTATAGGGAAATATTTTTCATTGCTTTCTGTAGAGATGAGGCCTATGCAAGTTGGCTAGATGCCTCAACTAAAACAACTACCTTCCATAAGCTTTAACCCTCTTACTGATAGGAAAGTTGTGGTCCAAATCCTATATAGTAGTTTCGTTTATagcttaaaaaaattattagtgtGACTTAGAGGACGGGCAGTTTTCCATTTTTTGTTTCTTATAATGATACTCCTCTACTATTTCTGATTTTCTGAACATGGAATGAAGAGTGGATTATAGAGTTAGAATGAAATGAAGAATGCGTAAACTGACAATTTGATTATCAATCTCTATTTTTCCACATTAAGACTGATTTATATGTTTCTTAAAAGTTCGACAAACTCAAAGAAACTACATACTGATGAAAGGGTCGCATATTTCATTAAAGGACCCTTAAAATATTATCTTTATTTATACCTTTGCTTGAGAGACACTATATTAAGAAAAAGATGGCGAAAAAGGTGTGCTAAAAAAAGAGCAAAagacttttttttcttcttttttttttaagctctaaaatcttgaaaaaaaaaatcttaactaGATCATTTGGTCTGTAATGTTCTTAAACAACTGCTGTTAATTTTAGAAATCTTAACTATATCACTTAATCTGCAATGTTCTTGCTAGTAGAGAAATAACTGCTTTTAATCTTAGAAAAACATAACTATATCACTTGATCTGCAATGTTTCT contains the following coding sequences:
- the LOC133789361 gene encoding uncharacterized protein LOC133789361, which translates into the protein MASPVLSLGNEASTRTKIGEQLSHIDRSVDQRAPSQIELIARCWFRSPFNHNSLLLRFRSSEASVVTIGVSTLPEIWGGTFSPTQIWAQLPFLGLPVSISI